In Herbaspirillum sp. WKF16, one genomic interval encodes:
- the ygfZ gene encoding CAF17-like 4Fe-4S cluster assembly/insertion protein YgfZ, which yields MTELTASTSVWLDFLKQNGARFDADGAELLGFGPTAPAPETLESFMAPLTGLGLIGVAGDDAASFLHSQLTNDVERLDTSAARLAGYCSPKGRLLASFLVWRNAETIFLQLPRALQPAIQKRLQMFVLRAKAKLSDQGAATAVIGLAGPAARNSLAEWYPVLPAEPYAKIDNANGTLIRVADASGSARYQWITTPELAIAAWPKLAQHLTPTSPQAWRLSEIRSGVPGITAATQEQFVPQMVNFELVGGVNFKKGCYPGQEIVARSQYLGKLKRRTMLATIDSDAALAGNEVFSSADPQQPCGMVVNAERAGEGRSLALVEMKLAAADGEVHLGSATGPALHFHDLPYELADPQ from the coding sequence ATGACCGAACTGACCGCCTCGACCTCCGTCTGGCTCGACTTCCTCAAACAGAACGGCGCCCGCTTCGATGCCGACGGCGCCGAGCTGCTGGGCTTCGGCCCCACCGCGCCCGCGCCGGAGACCCTGGAGAGCTTCATGGCGCCGCTCACCGGGCTGGGCCTCATCGGCGTGGCCGGCGACGACGCCGCCAGCTTCCTGCACAGCCAGCTGACCAACGACGTCGAGCGCCTCGACACCTCGGCCGCGCGCCTGGCCGGCTATTGCTCGCCCAAGGGGCGCCTGCTGGCCAGCTTCCTGGTCTGGCGCAATGCGGAAACCATTTTCCTGCAGCTGCCGCGCGCGCTGCAGCCGGCCATCCAGAAGCGACTGCAGATGTTCGTGCTGCGCGCCAAGGCCAAGCTGTCCGACCAGGGCGCCGCCACTGCGGTCATCGGCCTGGCCGGCCCGGCGGCCAGGAACTCGCTGGCCGAGTGGTATCCGGTGCTGCCGGCCGAACCCTACGCCAAGATCGACAACGCCAACGGCACGCTGATCCGCGTGGCCGATGCCTCCGGCAGCGCCCGCTACCAGTGGATCACCACGCCCGAGCTGGCCATCGCAGCCTGGCCCAAGCTGGCCCAGCACCTCACGCCGACGTCGCCGCAAGCCTGGCGCCTGTCCGAGATCCGCTCCGGCGTGCCCGGCATCACGGCGGCAACGCAGGAGCAGTTCGTGCCGCAGATGGTCAATTTCGAGCTGGTCGGCGGCGTGAACTTCAAGAAGGGCTGCTACCCCGGCCAGGAAATCGTGGCGCGCAGCCAATACCTGGGCAAGCTCAAGCGCCGCACCATGCTGGCCACCATCGACAGCGACGCCGCGCTGGCCGGCAACGAGGTGTTTTCCTCGGCCGATCCGCAGCAGCCGTGCGGCATGGTGGTCAACGCCGAGCGCGCCGGCGAGGGGCGCTCGCTGGCGCTGGTGGAGATGAAGCTGGCGGCCGCCGACGGCGAAGTGCACCTGGGCTCGGCCACCGGCCCGGCCCTGCACTTCCACGACCTGCCCTACGAACTGGCCGATCCGCAGTAA
- a CDS encoding NRDE family protein produces MCLIIFAWKVIPGMPLILAANRDEFYARPAADAGWWSDYPQVFAGRDLQGGGTWLGVTREGRFAALTNVRSPSERRADAPTRGQLVSDYLSGGMDPAAYLRHIEPKAQEFNGFNLIVGDRETMLWYSNRGEGDARNGKPLEYGVYGLSNAQLDTPWPKVTRAKAQFASLLCQGAPEETFFEMLTDATHANDCRLPDTGVGIEKERMLSPIFIRSPDYGTRCSTVLRVPILGEPVLTEHVADPMAVQYSAESKSDSKCKIPCKPKTQEETTGYAQDQEGSGAKAPGTGRID; encoded by the coding sequence ATGTGCCTGATCATCTTCGCCTGGAAAGTCATCCCCGGCATGCCGCTGATCCTGGCGGCCAACCGTGACGAGTTCTACGCCCGCCCGGCCGCCGATGCCGGCTGGTGGAGCGATTACCCGCAGGTCTTCGCCGGGCGCGACCTGCAAGGCGGCGGCACCTGGCTGGGCGTGACCCGCGAGGGGCGCTTCGCCGCCCTGACCAACGTGCGCTCGCCCTCGGAGCGGCGCGCGGACGCGCCCACGCGCGGGCAACTGGTCTCGGATTACCTGAGCGGCGGCATGGATCCAGCCGCCTACCTTCGCCACATCGAGCCCAAGGCGCAGGAGTTCAACGGCTTCAACCTGATCGTCGGCGACCGCGAGACCATGCTCTGGTATTCCAACCGCGGCGAAGGCGACGCCCGCAACGGCAAGCCGCTGGAGTACGGCGTCTACGGCCTCTCCAACGCCCAGCTGGACACGCCCTGGCCCAAGGTCACGCGCGCCAAGGCGCAATTCGCCAGCCTGTTGTGCCAGGGCGCGCCGGAGGAAACCTTCTTCGAGATGCTGACCGACGCCACGCATGCCAACGACTGCCGCCTGCCCGATACCGGCGTCGGCATCGAGAAGGAACGCATGCTGTCGCCCATCTTCATCCGCTCACCCGACTACGGCACCCGCTGCTCGACCGTGCTGCGCGTGCCCATCCTGGGCGAGCCGGTCCTGACCGAGCATGTGGCCGATCCCATGGCGGTGCAATATTCGGCCGAGTCCAAAAGCGACTCGAAATGCAAGATCCCCTGCAAGCCCAAGACGCAGGAAGAGACCACGGGATACGCGCAGGACCAGGAGGGATCGGGCGCAAAGGCGCCAGGGACGGGACGCATCGACTGA
- a CDS encoding DUF4936 family protein, with protein MDLYIYYRVAAAHTQQLHGKLKAVQAVLQGRFGIAGGLKRRPGEQDGLQTWMEVYERIAPGQEDEFGRALERALKDACIAALIEGERHVERFEDVATCA; from the coding sequence ATGGATCTCTATATCTACTACCGCGTCGCCGCCGCGCACACGCAGCAGCTGCACGGCAAGCTCAAGGCCGTGCAGGCGGTGCTGCAGGGCCGCTTCGGCATCGCCGGCGGCTTGAAGCGCCGCCCCGGCGAGCAGGACGGCCTGCAGACCTGGATGGAAGTGTACGAACGCATCGCCCCAGGCCAGGAGGACGAGTTCGGCCGCGCGCTGGAGCGGGCCTTGAAGGATGCCTGCATCGCCGCCCTGATCGAGGGAGAACGCCATGTCGAGCGTTTCGAGGATGTCGCCACATGTGCCTGA
- a CDS encoding dicarboxylate/amino acid:cation symporter codes for MTTAKQPIYKSLYFQVLVAIVIGVLLGHFYPSTGEAMKPLGDGFVKLIKMIIAPVIFCTVVTGIAGMEDMKKVGKTGGLALLYFEVVSTLALIIGLVLVNVLQPGVGMNIDPASLDTKSIASYTAPGKLGTVTDFVLSVIPTSMVDAFAKGDVLQVLLVAVLFGFALHKFGGRGTLIFDFIEKISHVLFAVVGTIMKVAPIGAFGAMAFTIGKYGVGSLFSLAKLMGTFYLTCLLFIFVVLGIITRLHGFSVWKFVKYIKEELLIVLGTSSSESVLPRMLAKMENAGAKKTVVGLVIPTGYSFNLDGTAIYLTMAAVFIAQATNTPMTFVQELTLLGVLLLTSKGAAGITGSGFIVLAATLSAVGHLPVAGLALILGIDRFMSEARALTNTIGNGVATLVVAKWSGELDTKRLNAVLNNETVEEANAPETVLDRTESKMHH; via the coding sequence ATGACAACGGCGAAGCAGCCTATCTACAAATCCCTGTACTTCCAGGTTCTGGTCGCGATCGTGATCGGCGTCCTGCTGGGACACTTCTATCCTTCCACCGGCGAGGCGATGAAGCCGCTCGGCGACGGCTTCGTCAAGCTGATCAAGATGATCATCGCGCCCGTCATCTTCTGCACCGTGGTCACCGGCATCGCGGGCATGGAAGACATGAAGAAGGTCGGCAAGACCGGCGGCCTGGCGCTGCTGTACTTTGAAGTGGTCAGCACCCTGGCGCTGATCATCGGCCTGGTGCTGGTCAATGTGCTGCAGCCCGGCGTGGGCATGAACATCGACCCGGCCTCGCTGGACACCAAGTCGATCGCCTCCTATACCGCTCCCGGCAAGCTGGGCACGGTGACCGATTTCGTCCTGTCGGTGATCCCGACCAGCATGGTCGACGCGTTCGCCAAGGGCGACGTGCTGCAGGTGCTGCTGGTGGCGGTCCTGTTCGGCTTCGCGCTGCACAAGTTCGGCGGCCGCGGCACCCTGATCTTCGACTTCATCGAGAAGATCTCGCACGTGCTGTTCGCCGTGGTGGGCACCATCATGAAGGTGGCGCCGATCGGCGCGTTCGGCGCGATGGCCTTCACCATCGGCAAGTACGGCGTCGGCTCGCTGTTCTCGCTGGCCAAGCTGATGGGCACCTTCTACCTGACCTGCCTGCTGTTCATCTTCGTCGTGCTGGGCATCATCACCCGCCTGCATGGCTTCTCGGTCTGGAAGTTCGTCAAGTACATCAAGGAAGAGCTGCTGATCGTGCTGGGCACCTCGTCCTCTGAATCGGTGCTGCCGCGCATGCTGGCCAAGATGGAAAACGCCGGCGCCAAGAAGACCGTGGTCGGCCTGGTGATCCCCACCGGCTACTCCTTCAACCTGGACGGCACCGCGATCTACCTGACCATGGCGGCCGTGTTCATCGCCCAGGCGACCAACACCCCGATGACCTTCGTGCAGGAGCTGACGCTGCTGGGCGTGCTGCTGCTGACCTCCAAGGGCGCGGCGGGCATCACCGGCTCCGGCTTCATCGTGCTGGCGGCGACGCTGTCGGCGGTCGGTCACCTGCCGGTGGCGGGCCTGGCGCTGATCCTGGGCATCGACCGCTTCATGTCCGAGGCGCGCGCGCTGACCAACACCATCGGCAACGGCGTGGCGACCCTGGTGGTGGCCAAGTGGAGCGGCGAGCTCGACACCAAGCGCTTGAATGCCGTGCTGAACAACGAGACCGTCGAGGAGGCAAATGCACCTGAAACCGTGCTGGATCGCACGGAATCGAAGATGCATCATTAA
- the mltG gene encoding endolytic transglycosylase MltG, which translates to MKKLFVTLLLLAALVAGAGYYWSKQPIVAAGGQNIAFTVTPGAGVNGAAQEIAAAGVPVNPDLFALYARLSGEGARIKAGSYELKPGYTPQRLLLQLVRGEFAQEALTVIEGWSFKQMRRAIAEQPSLKHDTVSWTDQQVLQKLTTEYAFPEGLFFPDTYLFAKGASDMQIYKQAFALMNKKLNEAWSRRDLSLPYRTPYEALVMASIVEKETGQKSERGMVAGVFANRLRVGMLLQTDPTVIYGMGERYQGKIRKVDLLTDTPYNTYTRAGLPPTPIALPGAASLAAAMNPDKTDALYFVARGDGTSHFSSSLNEHNQAVNRYQR; encoded by the coding sequence ATGAAGAAGTTATTTGTGACATTGCTCCTGCTGGCGGCCCTGGTGGCGGGCGCCGGCTATTATTGGTCGAAGCAGCCCATCGTCGCCGCGGGCGGCCAGAACATCGCCTTCACGGTCACGCCAGGCGCCGGCGTCAACGGCGCGGCCCAGGAGATCGCGGCGGCCGGCGTGCCGGTCAACCCCGACCTGTTCGCGTTGTATGCGCGGCTGTCGGGCGAGGGCGCCCGCATCAAGGCCGGCAGCTATGAGCTCAAGCCCGGCTACACGCCGCAGCGCCTCTTGCTGCAGCTGGTGCGCGGCGAGTTCGCCCAGGAGGCGCTGACGGTGATCGAAGGCTGGAGCTTCAAGCAAATGCGCCGCGCCATCGCCGAGCAGCCCTCGCTGAAGCACGACACCGTCAGCTGGACCGACCAGCAGGTGCTGCAGAAGCTGACCACCGAATACGCTTTCCCGGAAGGCCTGTTCTTCCCCGATACCTATCTGTTCGCCAAGGGCGCGAGCGACATGCAGATCTACAAGCAGGCCTTCGCGCTGATGAACAAGAAGCTCAACGAGGCCTGGAGCCGGCGCGACCTGTCGCTGCCATACCGTACGCCCTACGAGGCGCTGGTCATGGCCTCCATCGTCGAGAAGGAGACCGGCCAGAAGTCCGAGCGCGGCATGGTGGCCGGGGTGTTCGCCAACCGCCTGCGCGTGGGCATGCTGCTGCAGACCGATCCCACGGTGATCTACGGCATGGGCGAGCGCTACCAGGGCAAGATCCGCAAGGTCGACCTGCTGACCGACACGCCCTACAACACCTACACCCGCGCCGGCCTGCCGCCCACGCCGATCGCACTGCCCGGCGCCGCCTCGCTGGCCGCGGCGATGAACCCGGACAAGACCGACGCCTTATACTTCGTGGCGCGCGGCGACGGCACCAGCCATTTCTCCAGCAGCCTCAACGAACACAACCAGGCCGTCAACCGCTACCAGCGCTGA